ATTCGATGAGCGAGGGGAGCTCGGCTTCATTGACGCCCTTGAGCGCGACCGTGTTGATCTTGATCTGGAGGCCGGCGCGCTTTGCGGCGGCGATGCCGTCGAGCACTTGCGGCAGGCGGCCCCAACGGGTGATTTCGGCGAAGAGATCGGGGTTCAGCGTGTCGAGCGAAACGTTGATGCGGCGAATGCCGGCGGCATGGAGATCGTCAGCGTAGCGCGCGAGCTGGCTGCCATTCGTGGTGAGCGTCAGTTCGTCGAGCGCGCCTGATTCCAGGTGGCGGCCGAGGGAGCGGATCAGCGTCATGACATCGCGGCGGACCAGCGGCTCGCCGCCGGTGAGGCGGAGCTTGCGGACACCCTTGGCGATAAAGGCGGAACAGACGCGGTCGAGTTCTTCCAGCGTCAGCAATTCGGGCTTCGGCAGGAAGTTCATGTGCTCGGACATGCAATAGACACAGCGGAAGTCGCAGCGGTCCGTCACCGAGACGCGCAGATAGGTGACCGCGCGGCCGAAGGGATCGATCATCGGCGTGGCGGGCGTTCCGGCGGGGAAAAGAGGCGCTTCCAGGTCCATGACCGGAATATAGCATCGGGTCAGCCGGATTTCGCCCCCTGTGTGAGAGGGGTTTTGCCGGGTGCCGGAGCGGGATAGCCTCTGCCTCAATCAAGACGAGGGGGACGTTCATGGCGGCCGACTACATTCTTTCCATCGATCAGGGGACGACGAGCACGCGGGCGCTGCTGTTCGACCGGTCGGGTTCGCCGATGCGGGTGCGGCAGAAGGATTTGCGGCAGATATTTCCGCAGGATGGCTGGGTGGAGCATGACGCGGCCGAGATCTGGGCGGCGACGCTGGAGGTTTGCCGGGGGCTGCTGACGGCGGGAACGACGGCGGGGAATGTCGCGGCCATCGGCATCACCAATCAACGCGAGACGACGGTGCTTTGGGAGCGGGCGACGGGGAAGCCCTTGCACAATGCCATCGTGTGGCAGGACCGGCGGACGGCGCAGCTTTGCGCGAAGCTGAAGGCGGAGGGCAAGGAGCCCGTCGTACAGGCGAAGACGGGGCTGCTGCTCGATCCTTATTTTTCGGGGACGAAGCTCGCATGGCTGCTCGACCGTGTGGAGGGCGCGCGGGAGAGGGCGAAGAAGGGCGAGCTCTGCTTCGGGACCATCGACTCGTGGCTCATCTTCAATCTCACGGGCAGGAAAGTGCATGCGACCGACGCGACGAATGCGTCGCGGACGTTGCTCTTCAACATCGAGACACAGGACTGGGACGACGAGCTGCTCGGCTGGTTCGACATTCCGCGCGAGATACTGCCGGAGGTAAAGGATTGCTGCGCGGATTTCGGCGTGACCGAGAAAGAGTTGTTCGGCATCGAGATCCCGGTGGCGGGCGTGGCAGGGGACCAGCAGGCGGCGACGGTGGGGCAGGCATGTTTCGAGCCGGGGCTCATCAAATCGACCTATGGGACGGGTTGCTTCGCGGTGGTGAATACGGGCGAGCGGCGCGTCGAAAGCCGGAACAGGCTGCTTGGGACCGTCGCCTACCGGATCGGCGGCAAGACGACCTATGCGCTGGAGGGTTCGATCTTCATGGCGGGGGCGATCGTGCAATGGCTGCGCGACGAGATGGGGCTGGTGGCGAAGTCCGAAGACAGTGAGGCGATGGCGCGCGATGCGAACCCGAACAGCCATGCCGTGCTGGTGCCGGCGTTCACGGGGCTCGGCGCGCCTTACTGGGAGCCGGATGCCCGGGCGGCGCTGTTCGGCATGACGCGGGATACGGGCGCGAAGGAGATCGTACGGGCGGCGCTCGAAAGCGTGTCCTACCAGACGCGGGACCTGATGGATGCGATGGCGGCGGACATGAAGGCGGCGGGGCTCAAAAGCCCGCAGGCGCTGCGCGTCGATGGCGGGATGGTGGCGAACAACTGGTTCGCGCAGAACCTCGCCGACATTCTGGCGCGGCCGGTGGAACGGCCGGAAATCACCGAGACGACGGCCTTGGGCGCGGCCTATCTGGCGGGGATGCATGTGGGGTTTTACGGCGACATGAGCGACGTCGCCGCGCATTGGCGCTGCGAGCGGGCGTTTTCGCCGAAGATGGCGGAAGCTGAGCGGGCGGAGCGGTATGAGCGGTGGCGGGGGTGCGTGAAGCGGGTGATCGGATGAGGTTGCCGTTCCGTGGTTTGCGCCGCGCCCCCGCCCCGAAATTTGCAGCGCAAATTTCGACCCTCCCCCGAGGGGAGGGTGGG
Above is a window of Parvibaculum lavamentivorans DS-1 DNA encoding:
- the moaA gene encoding GTP 3',8-cyclase MoaA, which encodes MDLEAPLFPAGTPATPMIDPFGRAVTYLRVSVTDRCDFRCVYCMSEHMNFLPKPELLTLEELDRVCSAFIAKGVRKLRLTGGEPLVRRDVMTLIRSLGRHLESGALDELTLTTNGSQLARYADDLHAAGIRRINVSLDTLNPDLFAEITRWGRLPQVLDGIAAAKRAGLQIKINTVALKGVNEAELPSLIEWAHGEGHDITLIETMPMGDIDGDRTEQYLPLSQVRRALAESWTLDEMDFRTGGPARYLRVKETSGKLGLITPLTHNFCESCNRVRLTCTGTLYMCLGQEDAADLRSAVRASETDEILNAAIDEAIGRKPKGHDFIIDRTHKGPAVPRHMSLTGG
- the glpK gene encoding glycerol kinase GlpK encodes the protein MAADYILSIDQGTTSTRALLFDRSGSPMRVRQKDLRQIFPQDGWVEHDAAEIWAATLEVCRGLLTAGTTAGNVAAIGITNQRETTVLWERATGKPLHNAIVWQDRRTAQLCAKLKAEGKEPVVQAKTGLLLDPYFSGTKLAWLLDRVEGARERAKKGELCFGTIDSWLIFNLTGRKVHATDATNASRTLLFNIETQDWDDELLGWFDIPREILPEVKDCCADFGVTEKELFGIEIPVAGVAGDQQAATVGQACFEPGLIKSTYGTGCFAVVNTGERRVESRNRLLGTVAYRIGGKTTYALEGSIFMAGAIVQWLRDEMGLVAKSEDSEAMARDANPNSHAVLVPAFTGLGAPYWEPDARAALFGMTRDTGAKEIVRAALESVSYQTRDLMDAMAADMKAAGLKSPQALRVDGGMVANNWFAQNLADILARPVERPEITETTALGAAYLAGMHVGFYGDMSDVAAHWRCERAFSPKMAEAERAERYERWRGCVKRVIG